One Leptolyngbyaceae cyanobacterium DNA window includes the following coding sequences:
- a CDS encoding AAA family ATPase, producing MAISIPGYQITEKIQIGVSTLIYRGIREDSNISVIIKTLKAEYPTLEEITKLRHEYKILQKLDIPGIIKPLGLENSHNSLALILEDFSGISLKRYLKGEKIEIVKFLSIAIQLASTLAQLHQNQIIHKDIKPQNIIINSQTERAKIIDFSIASSLSRENQNLSNPNLLEGTLIYMSPEQTGRMNRSIDYRTDFYSLGVTFYEMLTGQLPFNATDPLELVHCHIAKQPQPPHQIEPEIPGAVSDIVMKLLSKTAEDRYQSGLGLKADLEICLNQLQNIGKIDKFIPGKLDKYGQFIIPQKLYGREAEVRRLLEVFDRVASPEENRVSTGNSETMLVGGYSGIGKTSVINEVHKPIVAKRGYFISGKFDQFKRNIPYAAVIQAFDELVRHLLTEPAEKILVWKTQILEALRSNGQIIVDVIPEIEQIIGKQPPVPQLGPSESQNRFNRVFREFIHVFTKPSHPLVVFLDDLQWADSASLKLIQLLMSDPDSQYLLLIGAYRDNEVSPTHPLMLTLDEIKKTGAAIETITLQPLDIHHVDQLVADTLHDRTGRSQPLAELIFNKTQGNPFFFTQMLATLHSEKLLTFDYKSGIWQWDIKQIQTVGITDYNVVELIARNIQKLPEETQQVLKLAACIGDKFNLDVLSIVNQKSEPETAADLWNALQAGLVLPLNESYKIPLVFDNSVQVAIPVESVKVRYKFLHDRVQQAAYSLIPNENKKQTHLKIGELLLEHTPTEEISENIFDIVNQLNYGTDLLTSESERDKLANLNLIAGKKAKAATAYDAAVNYLSVGIGLLPPSSWESQYELTLNLYVEITEAEYLNTNFDRANSYAEITLEKATNLLDKVKVYELKIQMYVARLAVQDAVDTGLSVVEMLGVTLLEEPPKNLIIEDLINLPILTDAYKLAASRILVPLFPPVYWSNPSLLPSLVFTMIDISVKYGNCASAIQGYGFYALILCGTAEDIDSGYRYGELGLKLLDKLNAKEYKAKISNVFYGAVNFWKKHIRSGIEPLQEGIYSGLETGDIEYAGFCAYHYCTQTFFCGEHLESVANKFAQYIDLMTKLKHGWSGNSQKIWRQMVLNLQGEAEDKCLLKSDGFDEEEMLSFFMEAKDNTSLISIYIAKIILFYLFKRAKSAVETATAALPYSQATVGLFISSLYNFYQSLALLAVYPNAAPDEQQQYLLQVSSNQEKMQQWAYHAPENFQHKYDLVEAEKARVLGQIYVAMEHYDRAICGAKNSDYIQEEALANELAAEFYFARSREKVAQSYLTEAYYGYIRWGAKAKVKHLEETYPDFFLRLLTKETGNSQRNRTADSTTTGSSAMLDLMTVVKASQAISSELVLDRLLEKLMQILIENAGAQKGILLLNKEGKLSIAAESYTDSKQVLLPSLPVENSQNLPKLLINYVERTKKNVVLNDAAREGMFATDEYIADRQIKSILCMPIVHQGKLIGILYLENNLTKSAFTPDRLEILKILSSQAAISLELAQAVNEVQATVAYLRAIINNIADGLLVTDTNGKITHVNPALLSMFCLEDSKVIGKDCQEIFHSQIAELLNQTRECPNEVLIAEVELANNKFGKALATTISKKTANFESAIFECLGSVSVIRDITQEREIDRMKTDFISTVSHELRTPLTSVLGFAKLIIKKLDDSILPTIPQDDRKAQRAFKQVNENVNIIISEGERLTTLINDVLDIAKMEAGKIEWNMQPTSVGEIVERAIAATSSLFDTKGIALIKDVSEGLPEVVGDRDRLLQVLINLLSNAVKFTDTGSCTVKAIQQNEAIVVSVIDTGIGIALEDLQKVFEKFQQVGDTLTDKPKGSGLGLPICKQIVEHHGGAIWVESQPGQGSNFSFTLPMSDAIAIQPERISFDILVKQLKESLVQTESANPDRTKTILVVDDDENIRALLRQQLEPEGYKIREAKDGVDALNQVKQEKPDLIILDVMMPQISGFDVAAVLKNDPLTLNIPIIIISIVENKQRGYRLGIDRYLTKPVNAEELHNNIEFLLSQGTSKKKILVLDEDASAVKTLSEVLQAKGYNVTEACNEQECIDKALAVQPDMIVINSLVSQQQNLVKTLRFEKGLENVFFVLLADSETE from the coding sequence ATGGCAATTTCAATCCCAGGTTATCAAATCACCGAGAAAATACAAATAGGTGTTAGTACTCTTATTTATCGTGGCATTAGAGAAGACTCTAATATTTCGGTGATTATTAAAACCCTCAAAGCCGAGTATCCTACATTGGAAGAAATCACCAAACTCAGACATGAATATAAAATTTTGCAAAAATTAGATATTCCAGGAATTATTAAGCCATTAGGTTTAGAAAATTCCCATAATAGTCTAGCTTTAATATTAGAAGATTTTTCGGGAATCTCCCTAAAACGTTACCTCAAAGGTGAAAAAATTGAAATTGTAAAGTTTCTTTCAATTGCCATACAACTCGCCTCAACTCTAGCTCAACTGCATCAAAACCAAATTATTCATAAAGATATTAAACCCCAAAACATTATCATTAACAGTCAAACAGAGCGAGCTAAAATTATTGACTTTAGCATTGCTTCAAGCTTATCCAGAGAAAATCAGAATCTCAGCAATCCGAATTTGCTAGAAGGCACTCTTATTTATATGTCGCCAGAGCAAACCGGAAGAATGAATCGCTCTATTGATTACCGCACTGATTTTTACTCGTTAGGGGTAACATTTTATGAAATGCTGACAGGTCAATTGCCCTTTAATGCTACCGATCCGCTGGAATTAGTTCACTGCCACATAGCTAAACAACCACAACCGCCTCATCAGATCGAACCAGAAATTCCCGGGGCGGTTTCTGATATCGTGATGAAGTTATTATCCAAAACCGCAGAAGACAGATATCAAAGCGGACTGGGACTAAAAGCCGACTTAGAAATTTGCCTTAACCAATTACAAAATATCGGAAAAATCGATAAATTCATTCCCGGAAAATTGGATAAATACGGTCAATTTATCATTCCCCAAAAACTTTACGGACGGGAAGCAGAAGTAAGGCGATTATTAGAAGTATTCGATCGCGTAGCGTCTCCGGAGGAGAATCGCGTCAGCACTGGTAACAGCGAAACAATGCTCGTGGGTGGTTATTCAGGTATTGGCAAAACAAGTGTTATTAATGAAGTACACAAACCTATTGTAGCCAAGCGTGGCTATTTTATATCCGGCAAATTCGATCAATTTAAGCGAAATATTCCTTATGCGGCGGTGATTCAAGCTTTTGACGAGTTAGTAAGACATTTACTAACAGAACCCGCTGAAAAAATATTAGTTTGGAAAACACAAATTTTAGAAGCTCTCAGATCCAACGGTCAAATTATTGTCGATGTTATTCCCGAAATAGAACAGATCATCGGTAAACAACCGCCCGTTCCCCAATTGGGGCCTTCTGAATCTCAAAATCGATTCAATCGGGTGTTTCGAGAGTTCATTCATGTATTTACTAAACCCTCGCACCCGTTAGTGGTTTTCTTAGATGATTTACAGTGGGCAGATTCAGCTTCTTTGAAGTTAATTCAACTGTTAATGAGCGATCCTGATAGCCAATATCTGTTGCTGATCGGAGCTTATCGAGATAACGAAGTCAGCCCGACTCATCCGTTGATGTTGACGCTGGATGAAATTAAAAAAACGGGTGCTGCCATAGAAACGATTACACTGCAACCTTTAGATATTCATCATGTCGATCAATTAGTTGCCGATACGCTACACGATCGAACAGGTCGATCGCAGCCGCTAGCAGAGTTGATTTTCAATAAAACTCAGGGCAATCCCTTCTTCTTCACTCAGATGCTCGCTACCCTGCATTCTGAAAAATTATTAACATTTGATTATAAATCTGGCATCTGGCAGTGGGATATCAAGCAAATTCAAACAGTAGGTATCACTGATTATAATGTAGTCGAATTAATTGCCAGAAATATTCAAAAACTGCCCGAAGAAACCCAGCAAGTTTTAAAATTAGCGGCTTGTATTGGTGACAAGTTTAATTTAGATGTTTTAAGCATAGTCAATCAAAAATCCGAACCAGAAACGGCTGCTGATTTGTGGAATGCGCTGCAAGCGGGGTTGGTTCTTCCTTTGAATGAAAGCTACAAAATTCCGTTGGTTTTTGATAATTCGGTACAGGTAGCAATACCTGTGGAATCGGTAAAGGTTCGCTACAAGTTTTTGCACGATCGCGTACAGCAAGCAGCTTATTCCCTAATTCCAAATGAGAATAAAAAACAAACTCACCTAAAAATCGGCGAACTGCTACTCGAACATACCCCTACTGAGGAAATTTCCGAAAATATCTTCGATATTGTCAACCAACTAAATTACGGCACCGACTTACTAACCTCTGAGTCAGAAAGAGACAAACTGGCAAACCTGAATCTCATCGCTGGTAAGAAAGCTAAGGCGGCGACTGCTTATGATGCCGCCGTCAATTATCTATCTGTGGGTATAGGATTGCTGCCGCCATCGTCTTGGGAAAGTCAGTACGAACTCACTCTCAATCTCTATGTAGAAATCACTGAAGCTGAATACTTAAATACCAACTTCGATCGCGCCAACTCTTATGCAGAAATTACCCTGGAAAAAGCAACAAATTTGCTCGATAAAGTGAAAGTGTACGAGCTAAAAATCCAGATGTACGTGGCTCGACTCGCGGTGCAAGATGCTGTTGATACTGGGCTATCTGTAGTGGAAATGCTTGGAGTTACCCTCTTAGAAGAACCACCAAAAAACTTGATAATTGAAGATTTAATCAACCTACCAATTTTAACTGATGCTTATAAGTTGGCAGCATCGCGTATCTTGGTTCCCTTATTTCCTCCTGTTTATTGGTCGAATCCCTCTTTGTTACCCTCTCTTGTATTTACGATGATCGATATATCGGTCAAATATGGAAATTGTGCATCTGCCATTCAAGGGTATGGTTTTTATGCTTTGATTTTGTGCGGTACGGCTGAAGATATTGACTCTGGATATCGGTATGGCGAACTGGGTTTGAAGTTATTAGATAAATTAAATGCCAAAGAATATAAAGCTAAAATTTCTAATGTATTTTACGGCGCTGTCAACTTCTGGAAAAAGCATATCCGCTCTGGAATAGAGCCTTTACAAGAAGGTATTTATAGCGGATTGGAAACTGGGGATATAGAATATGCAGGTTTTTGCGCTTACCACTATTGCACTCAAACATTTTTTTGTGGGGAGCATCTTGAATCTGTTGCTAATAAATTTGCACAATATATCGATCTGATGACTAAGTTAAAACATGGGTGGTCGGGCAATTCTCAAAAAATCTGGCGACAAATGGTGTTGAATCTACAAGGAGAAGCAGAAGATAAATGTCTATTAAAAAGTGATGGTTTTGATGAAGAAGAAATGCTGTCATTTTTTATGGAAGCAAAAGATAATACTTCCCTCATTTCTATTTATATAGCCAAAATTATACTTTTTTATCTCTTTAAACGAGCGAAAAGTGCTGTGGAAACTGCTACTGCGGCGCTACCATACAGCCAAGCTACTGTCGGACTTTTTATTAGCAGCTTATACAATTTCTACCAATCTCTAGCCCTTTTAGCTGTGTACCCCAACGCCGCACCAGATGAGCAGCAACAATACCTGCTCCAAGTATCGTCCAATCAGGAAAAAATGCAGCAATGGGCGTACCACGCTCCAGAGAACTTTCAGCATAAGTACGACTTAGTGGAAGCAGAAAAAGCGCGGGTATTGGGGCAAATTTACGTAGCGATGGAGCATTACGATCGCGCGATTTGCGGAGCCAAAAACTCCGATTACATTCAGGAGGAAGCGTTAGCCAACGAATTAGCTGCCGAATTTTACTTTGCTCGTAGCAGAGAAAAGGTAGCTCAGTCTTATCTGACAGAAGCTTACTACGGATATATTCGCTGGGGAGCAAAAGCGAAAGTTAAACACTTAGAAGAAACCTATCCTGACTTTTTCTTACGCTTGCTTACAAAAGAAACTGGAAATAGCCAAAGAAACCGGACGGCAGATTCTACGACAACTGGAAGTTCTGCTATGCTGGATTTAATGACGGTCGTTAAAGCTTCACAAGCGATTTCTTCGGAACTTGTTCTCGACAGATTGCTGGAAAAATTAATGCAAATCTTGATCGAAAATGCTGGCGCTCAAAAAGGTATTCTTCTGCTGAATAAGGAAGGAAAATTATCGATCGCAGCGGAAAGCTATACAGACAGCAAGCAAGTATTATTGCCTTCTCTTCCTGTGGAGAATAGCCAAAATTTACCTAAGCTTCTGATTAATTATGTCGAGAGGACTAAGAAAAATGTCGTTTTAAACGATGCGGCTAGGGAGGGAATGTTCGCCACAGATGAATACATTGCCGATCGTCAAATTAAATCCATTTTGTGTATGCCGATCGTTCATCAAGGAAAACTCATCGGCATCCTATACTTAGAAAATAACCTCACGAAAAGTGCCTTTACTCCAGATAGATTAGAAATATTAAAAATACTTTCTTCTCAAGCAGCTATTTCTTTAGAACTAGCGCAAGCAGTAAACGAAGTACAGGCTACCGTAGCGTATTTGAGAGCTATCATTAACAACATTGCTGATGGTTTGTTGGTGACGGATACTAATGGCAAGATTACTCATGTCAATCCAGCTTTGTTATCAATGTTTTGTCTGGAAGATAGTAAAGTTATCGGGAAAGACTGCCAAGAAATATTCCACAGCCAAATAGCAGAACTATTAAACCAGACTAGAGAATGTCCGAATGAAGTTTTGATCGCCGAAGTAGAACTGGCAAATAACAAATTTGGTAAGGCGTTAGCGACTACTATATCCAAAAAAACTGCTAATTTTGAGTCGGCAATTTTTGAGTGTCTTGGTTCGGTAAGCGTTATCCGGGATATCACTCAAGAGAGAGAAATCGATCGGATGAAAACTGATTTCATCTCCACAGTATCCCATGAATTGCGGACGCCTTTAACTTCAGTGCTGGGCTTTGCTAAATTGATTATTAAAAAACTTGATGATTCGATTTTACCGACGATTCCACAAGACGATCGCAAAGCGCAAAGAGCGTTTAAACAGGTAAATGAAAATGTCAACATTATTATCTCAGAAGGCGAACGGTTGACGACTTTAATTAACGATGTTTTGGATATCGCCAAAATGGAAGCTGGCAAAATAGAGTGGAATATGCAGCCAACTTCCGTAGGAGAAATTGTCGAACGAGCGATCGCAGCTACATCTTCTCTATTTGATACTAAAGGAATCGCCCTAATTAAGGATGTTTCGGAAGGACTACCGGAAGTAGTAGGCGATCGCGATCGCTTACTGCAAGTATTAATCAATCTGCTTTCTAATGCGGTAAAATTTACGGATACGGGTTCTTGCACGGTCAAAGCAATCCAGCAAAATGAGGCAATTGTTGTCAGCGTCATCGATACGGGGATCGGGATCGCACTAGAAGATTTACAAAAAGTGTTTGAGAAGTTTCAGCAGGTAGGCGATACCCTCACAGACAAACCAAAAGGTAGCGGTTTGGGGCTACCTATTTGCAAGCAAATAGTCGAACATCACGGCGGCGCGATTTGGGTAGAAAGTCAACCGGGTCAGGGAAGTAATTTTTCGTTTACTTTACCGATGTCTGATGCGATCGCAATTCAGCCAGAGAGGATTTCCTTTGATATTTTGGTCAAACAATTAAAAGAAAGCTTGGTACAAACAGAATCTGCTAATCCCGATCGCACCAAAACTATTCTGGTTGTCGATGATGATGAAAACATTCGCGCCCTTCTCAGGCAGCAGCTAGAACCAGAAGGTTATAAAATCAGAGAAGCTAAAGATGGTGTAGATGCGCTTAACCAAGTAAAACAAGAAAAGCCCGACTTAATTATTCTAGATGTAATGATGCCTCAAATCAGCGGTTTTGATGTGGCTGCCGTGTTGAAAAACGATCCCTTGACCTTGAACATCCCAATTATCATTATATCGATCGTTGAAAATAAACAAAGGGGTTATCGTCTGGGTATAGATCGTTATCTTACCAAGCCGGTTAATGCAGAAGAACTGCATAATAATATTGAATTTCTGCTGTCTCAAGGTACTTCAAAGAAAAAAATCCTAGTTCTTGATGAAGATGCTTCAGCTGTTAAAACCCTTTCTGAAGTACTGCAAGCTAAAGGATATAACGTTACCGAAGCTTGTAACGAGCAAGAGTGCATTGACAAGGCATTAGCAGTTCAACCGGATATGATCGTAATCAATTCTTTAGTTTCTCAACAGCAAAATTTGGTCAAAACATTACGCTTTGAAAAAGGGTTAGAAAATGTCTTCTTTGTATTACTAGCAGATAGCGAAACTGAGTAA
- a CDS encoding response regulator: protein MEISNSEKGIILIVDDTPTNLEVLLDLLEADGFKVVVAEDGERAIGLAEYAPPDLILLDILMPGIDGFETCRRLKTSSTTQEIPVIFLTAVTDNVDKVKGFHLGAVDYITKPLNHEEVLARVNTHLRLQNLTKRLTEQNERLEKEIQQRQQLEEEREQGFRALQRSEARFRRLIESNVIGVVFSMTNGTITDANDAFLQIIGYDRAELESGTLNWQVITPPEYAYLNQVAIAELTSSGAFNAFEKEYFRKDGSRISVMIGGALLNESQQAIVSFVLDLTQHKQAQDKIREQAALLDITTDAIIVRDLDNKIRYWNQGAEHIYGWKFEEAIDQNVNQLLYRPDSLDQLKTVRKSLIESGIWQGELYQVNKQGKEIIVASRWTLMRDPQGQPKSVLTVNTDITEKKQLESQFLRTQRLESLGTLAGGIAHDLNNILAPILATAQLLQLKFPNIDEQNQHLLDIIEANTKRGAALVKQVLQFARGVEGKRAMVQVKHLIYEVKQIAEETFPKSIKLLVDVEPELWLVSGDATHLHQVLMNLAVNARDAMPNGGILTISAKNLFVDERYARMNLDASIGSYIKLTVKDTGTGMSAEIADKIFEPFFTTKEIGKGTGLGLSTVRGIVKSHRGFIDVSSKIGEGTEFKVFLPTIEASISPEVESLNSLKGNAELILVVDDETAILETTKASLETCNYRVLTASDGIEAISLCAQYKDKIAVAIVDMMMPSMDGLTTIQTLQKIAPHIKAIAISGFVSNEKLREANGIKNFIAKPYTIQELIQVLNAVLKESVEAGI, encoded by the coding sequence ATGGAAATAAGTAATTCTGAAAAAGGTATTATTTTAATTGTCGATGATACGCCCACTAACTTAGAAGTACTGCTCGACTTGCTGGAAGCTGATGGTTTTAAAGTGGTGGTAGCTGAAGATGGAGAAAGAGCGATCGGTTTAGCAGAGTACGCTCCACCCGATTTAATTTTGTTAGATATACTCATGCCCGGAATAGACGGGTTTGAAACGTGCCGTCGCTTGAAAACAAGCTCAACTACACAAGAAATTCCGGTCATCTTTTTGACTGCCGTTACCGATAACGTTGATAAGGTCAAAGGCTTTCATTTAGGAGCAGTCGATTACATTACCAAACCGCTCAATCATGAGGAAGTTTTAGCACGAGTTAATACTCATTTGCGACTGCAAAACTTGACCAAGCGGTTAACCGAACAGAACGAGCGATTAGAAAAAGAAATTCAACAGCGCCAGCAGTTGGAAGAGGAACGAGAGCAAGGATTCAGAGCACTGCAACGCAGTGAAGCTCGATTTAGGCGTTTAATTGAATCCAACGTAATCGGCGTGGTCTTTAGCATGACAAATGGCACGATTACAGATGCCAATGATGCTTTTCTGCAAATCATCGGCTACGATCGCGCTGAACTAGAATCCGGGACTTTGAATTGGCAGGTAATTACACCTCCCGAATACGCCTATCTCAATCAAGTAGCAATTGCAGAATTAACCAGTTCTGGAGCGTTCAACGCCTTTGAAAAAGAATATTTCCGCAAAGATGGCAGCCGCATTTCAGTGATGATCGGCGGAGCTTTACTGAATGAATCTCAACAGGCGATCGTTAGCTTTGTCCTTGACCTCACTCAGCATAAGCAAGCACAAGATAAGATTCGCGAACAAGCGGCTCTACTTGACATCACAACAGACGCCATTATAGTACGAGATTTAGACAATAAAATTCGGTACTGGAATCAGGGGGCAGAGCATATCTACGGATGGAAATTTGAAGAGGCGATCGACCAAAATGTAAATCAACTTTTGTATCGGCCAGACTCGCTCGATCAACTGAAAACTGTTCGGAAAAGTTTGATCGAGAGTGGCATTTGGCAAGGTGAATTATATCAAGTTAATAAACAGGGCAAAGAAATTATTGTTGCCAGTCGCTGGACTTTAATGCGCGATCCGCAAGGGCAGCCCAAGTCTGTTTTGACAGTTAATACAGACATTACTGAAAAGAAACAACTGGAAAGTCAATTTCTGAGAACTCAGCGACTCGAAAGTTTGGGTACGCTTGCCGGAGGTATCGCTCACGATCTCAACAACATTTTGGCTCCTATTCTAGCTACAGCACAGCTTTTACAGCTTAAATTTCCCAACATTGATGAGCAGAACCAACATTTGTTAGACATCATTGAAGCAAACACTAAACGCGGGGCTGCTTTAGTCAAACAAGTACTTCAATTCGCTCGCGGTGTAGAGGGTAAACGAGCGATGGTACAAGTCAAACATCTGATCTACGAAGTTAAGCAAATTGCTGAGGAAACGTTTCCTAAATCTATTAAACTGCTAGTTGATGTAGAACCGGAACTTTGGTTAGTTTCCGGCGATGCAACTCACCTGCATCAAGTGCTGATGAATCTAGCCGTCAATGCTCGCGATGCCATGCCAAATGGCGGTATCCTTACCATCTCTGCCAAAAATCTATTTGTAGACGAGCGCTATGCTCGGATGAATCTTGATGCCTCGATCGGTTCCTACATTAAACTTACCGTTAAAGATACCGGAACGGGAATGTCGGCTGAAATTGCGGATAAAATTTTTGAACCATTTTTTACAACTAAAGAGATTGGTAAAGGAACGGGATTAGGGCTTTCTACCGTCAGGGGTATTGTAAAAAGTCACCGAGGATTTATCGATGTGTCTAGCAAAATTGGTGAAGGAACGGAATTTAAAGTTTTTTTACCAACTATAGAAGCATCCATTTCTCCAGAAGTTGAATCTCTTAATTCACTCAAAGGAAATGCAGAATTGATTCTGGTTGTGGATGATGAAACAGCAATTTTAGAAACAACTAAAGCTTCCCTAGAAACCTGTAACTATCGCGTACTAACAGCCAGTGATGGAATTGAAGCAATTTCGCTTTGCGCTCAATACAAAGACAAGATTGCTGTGGCTATAGTTGATATGATGATGCCCTCAATGGATGGATTAACAACAATTCAAACCCTGCAAAAAATCGCTCCGCACATCAAAGCGATCGCGATCAGTGGATTTGTGTCCAACGAGAAGCTGAGAGAGGCGAACGGAATTAAAAATTTTATTGCTAAACCCTATACTATTCAAGAGCTAATACAAGTGCTAAACGCTGTATTAAAAGAATCCGTTGAAGCAGGAATTTAA